CGAGTGGAAGGCGGATTTGCAAAAGAATGTGAAGCCGAAGCAGGCAAGTTAATGATTTCGCGCGGGAGAAAAAGTTGTCGCCACAGCGCGGCTTCTGGTCACGGCCAGTAGAACGCCCGCGAGAATGAGCGTCATGCCAAGGGCACTCCAACCGGAGGGGCGCTCATGCCGCACCAGAAAGCCGAGCAGCAGCGCGATTGCAGGCGTGAAGATGGCGATGAAACTCAGGCTGGTTGCGCTCCACGTTTTGAGCAGCCAGAAGTAAATGAGAAACGTGACCACGCTTCCGGCAATGGCCAGATAAAAAATCGCGCCCCACGTTGCTCCCGCCGCCGGCAGCCGATAGCCATCGCCAATCGCCAGGCTGGTCGCCGCGAGGAGCACAGCACCGATGAGCATCGCGGGAGCATTCAACGCGGCGGGGTGAAGCGCATGGCCGTGCCTTTTGCTGGCCAGTGAGGCGAGCGTGGCGAAGACGGCGGCAACCAGCAACGCGAGCAAATGAATTGCCAGCGACGAATCGAGATGCAGACTGTCGCCGAATAACGCGGCGACGCCGAGCGTGGCCAGACAGGTTCCGGCGAGTTTGCGGGCCGTGAGACGCTCGGCTGGGAGATAAAGATGCGCACCAATCGCCGTGAGGATTGGCAACACGGAAAAGACCACAGCCGTGACGCCAGAATCTAAGGATTCTTCACCCCAATAGATCAACCCGTAATCAATCGTGAACAGCGTTGCCGCGACCCAAAAAACGAGCAGCCATTCCTTGCCTCGCGGCCAGCGCGCGCCGAGGAGCGGAACGAGAAATGCCATGATAGAGCCGGCGATGAAAAAGCGTACGGAAGCGGCGTTGAATGGGCCGAGATTGCCATAGCCTTCTTTGATAACCAGCCACGTCGAGCCCCAAATGGCGCAGAGGAGGATAAACGAGGCGGGGGCTTTTATGGATGACATGAGTATTGAATCCGCTTTTGCGTTTCGGGATCAAGCTTTCCACATCTGAAGTTATTTGTCGTGCAATCTTACGCTTCCATCCCAGCCGTCGCCTATGTCCAGGCGGACGGTGGCGATCTCCTTCAAATAAAATTGCGCCGGGCCGTCCTTGCCGTCGCGCAGGGCAATCACCTCGCGCATCAATCTCTCGGCGTTGTCGAAATCACGCCGGATAAAACATTCCAGTCCCTGGTCAAATCGCGCGAGCCATTCGGGAACTTCCGTGGTTGAGCCCGGGCCGAGCACTTCATAAATTTTCACGGCGATTTTTTTTCCCGAGACGATGAATCGCCCAACGCAGCGCAACCGCATTTTTTCACTCAGTTGCAAACGGGTGGATTCGGAAATCAGGATGTCAGTCCCAAGATATTTATTTAAACCTTCAAGGCGCGAGGCAAAGTTGGTGGTGTCTCCGATCAGCGTGTAATCAAATCGGAAATCCGATCCAAGATTGCCGGCCAGCACTTTGCCGGTGTTGATTCCGATGCGTGTGCGGAGCTGCCGCCCTTCGACGCGTTCCTTTCCCGCCTGGTTCATGCCCCACGCCGCGATCACGGCGCGTTCCGCGTGGCGCTCATCAGCCATCGGCGCGCCCCAAACGGCCATGACGGCATCGCCGATATATTTGATGATCGTCCCTTGCTCGTGGAGAATAACGCGGGTGGTTTGATTAAAATAAGTGGTCAGTATTTTTGAAACTTCCTGCGGCGCAAGTGATTCGGACATTTTGGTGAAGCCTTCGAGATCTGTGAACATCACCGTGGCCTCCACTTCGGTGCCGCCCAATGAAAGATCAAACTGGCTGTTCGCGATGCGTTCGGCCATGTATGGCGAAAGGTAAAGACCAAAGGCCTGGCGCAACATCCGTCTCCGCCGAAACTCAGTCACATATTGATAACCCACCGACCAGACGAGAGCGACCGGGGTTTGCACCATCAGCACGCCCCAATCCCACCAAAGATGAACCTTGAGTTGCATCCACACCGCGGTTGCACCCACGATTCCCATCCCGGCGAACGCGAGCAAGGCCGCGTTCCACGGACGCCGTCCGCTCAGGCCAAAGGCGCAGATAAAACCCCACGCGATAATCAACGCGGCTTGCGCTCGCGGATTCAATTGTTCCAGCCAGTCGCCGTTGATTAAGTTGAGCAAAGTTTGCGCCTGCACCTCTGCGCCATAAGACGGCCGTTTGCGCGCGCCGGGCACGCCCGCGCCAAATCGCGAATACGGATTGGCAAATTCGTCTTGTGCCGCGCCGGCCAAAGCCACATCCGAGCCGCTGCCCACCACAATGATCTTGTCGCGAAAAAATCCCTGCGGAAGGCCGTTCGTTTCCAAAACTTGATTGAGAGCCACGCCTTTGAAGGAACCGGGTGGCCCATAGTAATTGACCCACCGCTCGCGAAAGCGCGCATTCGGATCATGCGTCGCCGGCGCGCCGAGCAGGCTGGCGGCGGCCCAGGCGGCGCTGGGTTGTTCCGCCGTGCCCATAAAAATACGGCGCACGACATGATCCGGCACATCGTCCACGTTACATAATCCCGTGACTACGGAGGCTGAAATCGTGGCGGCCACGGGCGTGACTTCATCCACGGCGATATTCAGTTGATCGGACATGGAAGAGCGCGTGACCACGACGACGCGGCCGAAGGAACGCGCGGCATTGCTGAATTCCCGGTCCACGACCGGATCGGGATTTGCTTCATCGAAACTGATAAAATCAAAAAAAACCAACCGCGCGCCGTCGCGATGAAGCCGGTCAATCAGTTGGGTGTAGTAACGCCGGTTCAGTGGCACATCTTCCGGTTCACCCAAGTCGCGTTTGACGCCCGCGTTGACATAGACCATGACGACTTTCGCATCGCCGCCGGATTGGAACAAAAAGGGGAAATCATAACTAAGCCGTGCGAGGCCATCGCCAAGCGGCAGCAACAGAAAAAGACCGAGTCCGCTGGTCAGTAACGCGCCGAGCAGGTATGCATAAAAACGCTTTTTAGATTTATGGTCGGCGGCCATGTTGGGCAAGCCAATGCCAGCTATGGCAGCAACCGAGCGCGGTAAAGCCGCATTTTGTTGGAAGACACAATGGGGAGGGAAAATTCGGTGACACTATTGCTGAGAATTTGATTCGTAGCGATCGGAGACCAAACTTGTCCGGGGCCAAAATTAGTCGCTGCCTGTAATTCAAATCGCAGGCCGGTGGTTCCCGCCAATTCGAGTTGGAACTGGTTTTGTGCCCCGCTCAAAAACTTCAATTTTGGTTGCTGCACCTTGACTACCGTTGTCGTCGTGCTGGCGGTTCTCGTAACGCCCCGCAAGGTGATTTGCGCGGAGAGGTTGACTACTGTGTCCGTGGAAACACTGCCGGCGGTGAAGTTGCCATTGACGATTTCTGGCAGACTGCTGGACCATGAAGGCGACAGGTTTCCGTTCGTGCTGCCATCATTGAAATAAGCCGTGCTCACGAAAGTCGCCGAAGAATTTTCGTTCACGAACGCCGGGCCGCTCAACACGAGATTGGTGAATTGCGGTGGGACGCTGAAGCCCGGGGCCGACAATGTCCCGCCGCCGGTCGGCACTCCGCCGCTTGGCCCGGTTGAGGTAGAAAAGAGAGTAAAAATTTCCTGGCTGTCTTCCGCATGCGCCGAATCGCCATCATATAATCCGCCCTCGTAAACTGTCGCAAAATAATTATCCTGACCCTCACCAGTGGTTGACAAGGTGACCTGAATGGAACCACCGGCGGGAATAGGCGGGAAGGCTGTCTGGCTGATATCCTCATTACCGGAAAAAAAAGATTGATCATATAGATCCACATACCCCGCTCGGGATTCACTCATGGTAGGATTGTAAATAGTGATGGTATTTATGAAGGTATTGAAACCATCGTAGAAATCATTCTCATTGCCGGTGATCTGTAGTAAATGCCCAAGGGTAAATTCCTGTTGGGGAGTTGGGGGTAAGACATTTATGTTCACTGACTTGCTGGCAGCATTATAGTCATAGGTATCGCTCGGAGTGAAACCCGCCAATACGGTGGTACTTCCCGGCGGTAAAACGGTGCCCGCGGGCGGGAAATAGGCGAACGATCCTGAGGCATTGGCCGATGCATTCAACTGTTGCGGCCCCAGCGGCGTGCCAAAAGCTAGCGTTGAAGGCGTGGTCCACGAAATAACCGGCGCTATCTTTGGATCCACCTCCAAGGTCACGGTATTGGTTGCGCGCGTATAGTTCGTGATGTCTATCGGGGTAAAGACAACCGAAAGCAAATTATTTCCAGCATTCAGCACCGTGTTCAATGGCGGGTTATAGACAAAATTTCCTGGAATATTACAGGTCGCATTTAGCTGGATACTGGTCAGCAGGAAGGGAAGCCGGACCGGCGAGGGTGTGTTCCAAACGACAACGGGTGACATCGGCAGCACCACAAGATTCACCATGTTGGTCACAGTGGCGTAGTTTGTGCCATCTGGCGTAAAGACAGCGGTGAGAAGATGTAATCCTGCTCCAAGAATAGTTCCGCTCGGCGGCGAATAGACAAATGAACCCGGCACGCTGGCCTTGGCATCTAATTGGTTGGATCCAAGCGGCGTACTGTAAACAATGGATGCCGGAGTGTTCCAGAGGATGCTCGGTTGGGCAGGACCGCTCGGTTTGATAGCCCAGATCATGGCATTGGCCATTAACCGGGCGCCGTCGCTGGTGGCATCCCAAAAATCAGTGCGCGCGTCGCTTGATGGTGGAAAAAAATTAAGGGCGACCACCCGTCCGCTGGTGATTTGTTTGGTCGCAACCAGCGGCTGGCCATCACTCCAATGAGCAATGAGACGGGCTCCGGAAGTGATGGTAATTCCAGAGGTGTGAAAGCAGGCGGTTCCACCGTTGAATGAATTGACCCCGCTCAAAATGGGATCCAGCGGTTGATCTGCCACCAGATAATTATAAAAACTGGCAGTTCCCGTTCCCAGGGTAATCGGCGAATAGCCTCCGCTGATAATCCGGCCCTGCATATACCCGACAAAGTTGGTGGAAAAGTCAAAATCGGCCAGGACGACGCCTCCACCCGAATCCGCGTAGTCCGCAAGAACATTACCCATTCCCGCTGGATCAGTAAATGGCTCATCGGAATACGCCATCACGCAATCGTATTGTTGTAATTGCGCCAGCGTCGGCACGGCGCTCCCCTCGATTATATAGCCATCCACTCTCGAAAACAGACCCGTGCCAAATAGCTTGTTGGTAACGTCATTGTTCCAAGTGGTAGTCGCCGGGGCGCCATAAACGGCGATGGTAGGCTTGGCTGGCTGGACACTGACGTCATCCAAGCCAAAATACGATGGATCATTGCGAAAGCCGATTTGAAGCGGAGTATTTGCCGAACTTGCCTTTACGATGAATTGAAGATTGGTCCAGCCGATGCCGCCGATATTAACCTGGTCGAAAAGATTAGTGCCGTTCCAGGATATCGAAAATTCGTTGGTGGGAATCGCACTGGGGCTAAACAACCAAAGTGACAACAAGTATTTTTTCCCCGGCACCGTGGCGAGATTTTGCGAAAGAAAACCGAGGGTAAGCGGGGGGCCTAACTGGGCTCCGAACCCGCCAGAATGCACATATTCCGTTGAGGCGATATACGCATCCAAAAGATTGCCGGACTGTGTCCAGCCCTGGAATCCATTGGTTTCAAATCCACCATTTTGGACCAGTTCCTGCGCCCGCGCCGGCGTTGCCGCGGCCAGCAGCACAAAAACCATCGCCCACAACAAACCGAAAACGGATTGCCATGCCCCCAAATGATCAACCGCAATTTTTTTATTTACCGCGCATGCCATAAGTTCCCCTTCTCACAGTAAATTATTTCGATGGTTGGATTCTATACGCCTTCGGTTGTTCGATGCGAAAGGATTACCCCAAATCTGGACCGCGCATGCTGGCCGATCCGCGGGTTTGTGGACCTCTCAATCGTCCGCTTTTTAATCACAGAAAATACTCCGATTGCCAAGCAATTTTAGCGTTACGACGACTTCGATTTGTAACACAAAAAAGCACCTCATTCCTACGAATGCGACAAATAGAGTTGCGCCTTTTTTTTAATTAATTACCGTGGGCGCGCACCAGGACACACAGGGTTTTCCGTAAAAGAGAATTTGAGCACCCACAACCAAAAGCTAGCGTTCGTTTGCGCCGTGGGCTTTTTTTGGGCCCGATGGTGCGCCGCCGCTCCAACGCCGCAAGGCGAGCTGCTGGAAAAGGAAGGCTCGGTGGACCTATCGCGGGCCAAGGTTGAATGGTCGTCCGCCTCTGTCGGCCAAAAACTTTTTGTGGAAGACCGGTTGCGAACGCTGGCGGACAGCCGGGCCACGCTTCAACTGGCGGAATTGGGCAGGCTGAGGTTGAAGGAGTTGACCACGATGGAAGTTTTGCCGCCGCTGGCCAACGGCGGGAAGGCCACGCTCGATTTGAAGAACGGGGCTTTTTATTTTTTCACGCGCGAACGCCCCCGCGAATTTCTCATCAACACGCCTTACGCCGTCGCCGCCTCGCGCGGGACGGAAGTCATGGCGGCGGTGGACGCAGATGGCCAGGCGACTTTCACGGTGTTCGATGGCCAGGTGGATGTGACGAATAACCTAGGCGGCGTCACGCTGGCCACCGGTGACATCGGCACGGTCGCTCCAGGACAGGCACCGGTGAAGACGGCGGTGATCCAGACTACCAATTTGGTGCAGTGGTGGCTGTATTATCCCGCGGTGCTGGATCAAAATGAATTATCGCTCACCCCGCAGGAGCAGGCGCAAATCACCAATTCACTGAGCGCGTATCGTGCCGGTGATCTGCTGGGCGCGCTGGCGGATTATCCAAAAACCTTCCAGCCCCAAAGCGATGGCGGACATATTTATCTGGCGGAACTCTGGCTGGCGGTCGGCGAAGTCGAAAAAAGTGAAACGGAATTATCCAAAGTTGGCGCTCAATCCGAATTGGCCAATGCGATTCGGGAATTGATGGAGGCGACGAGCTTGCGAACGTCGTCGCGCCCCATTCAAGCGGTGTCCTCGGCTTCGGACTGGCTGGCGCGTTCTTATAGTGATCAGGCGCGGCACGATTTGTCCGCGGCGTTGCAGTCCGCGCGAAATGCCGCGGCGAAAGATCCCGGCTTCGGCTTTGCCTGGGAACGCGTGGCGGAACTTGAATTTGGTTTTGGCCGCACGGAAGAAGCGCTGGATGCACTGGAGAAATCAATCAAATTATCCTCGCAAAACGCACAGGCGTGGGCGTTAAAAGGTTTTCTGGCCGCTGCTCGCAATCAACTGCCCGAGGCCGAAAAACATTTTGAACAATCCCTTGATCTGGATGGCGCGCTGGGCAACGCCTGGCTGGGGCGCGGGTTGGTCCGCATCCGCCAGGGACAGAGCGATGCCGGGCGGGGTGATCTTCAAACGGCGGCGGCGCTCGAACCCAATCGCTCGGAACTGCGCAGCTATTTGGGCAAGGCTTTCGATAACAGCGGTGATGCGTTGCATGCGGACCGCGAATTGAAATTGGCCAAGCGGCTCGACCCTTCGGACCCGACGCCGTGGCTTTACTCGGCGCTCTATCTTCGCGAGGAACTTCGTTTCAACGAGGCGCTGGAAGATTTGGAACGGTCGCTGGCCTTGAACGACAACCGGCAGGTCTATCGCTCGCAACTTTTATTGGATCAGGACCGGGCCGTGCGCGGTTCCAGTCTCGCGACGATTTATCAAAGCGCGAACATGAATGATGTGAGCGTGCGCGAAGCCATCAAGGCGGTCGAAAGTGATTACAGCAACCCGTCGGCTCATCAATTTCTGGCGGAAAGCTTCGACGCGCAACGCGATCCCACTCGCTTCAACTTGCGCATCGAAACGCCGTGGTTCAACGAACTTTTGCTGGCGCACATCCTCGCGCCGGTGGGCGCAGGCAACCTTTCACAGAACATTTCCCAACAAGAATATTCCCGGCTGTTCGAGGATGACCGGCTGGGTTTCAGCAGTTCGTCCGAGTATCGCAGCGATGGGCAATTTCGCGAGTTGGCGTCGCAATATGGAACCGAAGGCAATTCCAGTTACGCGCTCGATTTGGATTATCAGCATAACGACGGCATTCGACCCAACAATGAGCTAAATCGAATCGAGTGGTACACGACTTTGAAGCAGCAGTTGACTCCGCAAGACTCCGTTCTGCTTTTGACGAAATATTTCGACTACCACTCGGGCGATAATTTTCAGCGCTACGACCAATCAATGGTGAGGACGAATTATCAGTTGGACGAATCACAAACCCCGCTGCTGGCGGTGGCGTATCATCACGAATGGCAGCCGGGCGTGCACACCCTTTTTCTCGGGTCGCGATTGGAGGATAACCAACGATACCGGGACGCGGGGGTTGAACAGTTAATTCTCTTTACCAACGCAGCCGGACAGGTGATCAGCGATGCGGCTCTTGGAAAGGACCCCGTCACCGGCGCTCCCGATGGAGGCGTGGATGTGACTTACCAAAGCCGTCTTGAAATTTATTCCGCGGAGTTGAATCAAATTTTTCAGGGCGAACGGAATACGGTGATTCTCGGCGGGCGATTTCAAGGCGGACAATTCAGCACGACCGATCTGCTGAACAATGTTCAGCCGTCCAGCTTCGCTTATTTATTTTCCGACCCCGCCGCGCAGGACACCGCCAACTCAAGCTTCACCCACGAGTCGGCGTATGCTTATTACACGCTTGAGCCGGTGGACCACCTTTGGCTGACGGCGGGGCTTTCGTTTGATCACATGACTTACCCGGATAACTTCCGGCTCTCGCCGATTTCTTCCGCGAGGGCCGAGCGAACCCGTTACAATCCCAAGGCGGCGCTGGTCTGGAATCCTTTGCCGCAAGTGACCCTGCGCGGTGCGTTCAGCAAATCATTGAGCGGCGCAAGCTTTGATGAAAGCTTCACGCTGGAGCCGACTGAACTTGCGGGCTTCAATCAATCCTATCGCACGATCATTTCCGAATCGCTGGTCGGAGAAGTATCCGCGCAGGATTCTCAGGTGGCGGGCGGGGCGTTGGATTTGGAATTTCCTTCCCATACTTACGTTGGGCTGCAAGGCGAAATGCTCGGCTCGCAAGTGGACCGCGGGTATGGAGTGTTTGATAGTGACGACTCATTTTTTCCGGACAGCTTCACGCCTTCGACGACGCGCCAATCATTGGATTATCATGAGTCTTCCATTTCGGCGACGGTGAACCAGCTTGCCTCGGACATGTTTTCAATCGGGGCAAAATACAAATTCACGCATTCCGTATTGCAATCGGTGTTTCCAGCGATTCCTCTCGCCGCCGATCCTACGGCGAATATTTCTCAAGCGGCGAACCTGCATCAGACCACATTTTTTATATTGTTGAATCATCCGTCGGGTTTTTTCGCGCAGGCAGAAACCCAATGGTATCACCAGGATAACTTCGGCTACACGCCTTCGCTGGCCTCGGCTAACTTCTGGCAGCACAATATTCTTTTCGGTTACCGTTTGCGCCGGCAACGCGCGGAATTGAGCGTTGGCGTATTGAACCTGGGGAATTCGGATTATGATTTAAATCCGTTGAATCTCTATCAGGAACTGCCGCGCGGCCGCGTCTTTTTTACGCGCGTAAAGATTAATTTGTAAGCGGGCAAATGGATAAATTTGACGATCCTGAAGCGCGCAGAATTGTTTTTACAAACAAGCAGTTTGTAGGCATATAAAAGCACGATAGAACGCAGGCAAATACGGGGCAAAAGCGTGAGGACAAAACATTATTCTCCGATTTTTTTTCTAAGATTTATTTCATTGGCCGCCTGGTTGATCATGGCGTTTATCCACCCGAATTTGCTTTCCGCGCAAGAGTTGGTTGCGAATGGAGGATTTGAGGTCAATACCGGTGGCTGGCATGAGACGGGGAATATCAACCAGACGTTTGTAATATCCGCCGCCTATGCCCGCTCCGGCGCGGCCGGCGCGAAATTGGCTGCGTCGAGTTCACCCGGTTTTATCGGACAAAGCATTGCCGTGGAACCGAATCAGGTCTATTTGCTTTCTCTCTGGCTGTATAGTCCTGATGGGTCAACTCCAAACGACTTCAATGTTTCGTGGGACGGTATCACCCTTTTCGATCAAACTAATATTCCGGCGATTGGCTGGACGAATCTGCAATTTACGGTGGAGTCCACCCGAGCCAATGTAAATCTTCAATTTGGATTTCGAAACGACCATTCGTCTTTTGGGTTGGACGATGTTTCGGTTCAGCCGGTGGCGCCAGCGGATTTTAGCAACTTGCATTCGTTTACGAATACTGAGGGCGGCGATATTGGAGGCGTCATTTGCGCAAACGACGGCAGCACTCTATTTGGCGCGGGAACTGATGGAGGCGCTGCCGGAGCCGGCACCGTATTCAGATTGAATACGGATGGCTCGGGGTTCACCATTCTGCATAATTTTACTCCCCCTTCGGGATTTCCCTATTATTCCAATGGCGACGGTACTTATCCAACCTCGCCGCTGGTATTATCAGGCAGCACTGTTTATGGAGTGACGCAACAAGGTGGTGCTTTGGGCAGCGGTCATGTATTCAAGATGAGTGCGAACGGAGGAAATCCGACCGCTATTCATACTTTTACGACGGTTCCGAATTCCCCGCCTTTTTATAATAATGATGGAGCGTTTCCCAATGCGGGAATAATTTTATCAGGCAACACCCTTTATGGAACGGCAAATGAGGGTGGCACCGCAGGGAGCGGAACATTAATCAAAGTCAACACTGATGGCACTGGTTTTGTGGTCTTGCATAGCTTCAGCGCCACACCGTCTTTCTATCCACAGACAAATAGCGATGGGGCATCCCCTGAATCCGCTTTGACCCTATCCGGCAATACCGTGTATGGCACTACCTATTCAGGAGGGCCTTTTGGCTATGGAACAATCTTTAGCGTCCACACCGATGGATCGGGGTTTGTGAACTTGCATAGCTTCACTGGAGATGTTGATGGCGGTCATTTGTTTTCGAGTCTGGTGATATTGGGGCAGGTGGTCTATGGCACTTCATTTTTTGGAGGAGATACAAACAACGGGTATTTGTTTAAAATGAACACGGACGGTACCGGTTTCGGCATTATTCACAGTTTTTCGCAGACCGCTGGAAATGAAAATGCCAATTATGACGGGGCGAATCCCGAATACGGATTGACGTTATCTGGCAACATTCTTTACGGAACCACCAGCGAGGGAGGAAGCTTTGGCGGAGGAACCGTATTTCGGATCAATTCCGATGGCTCAGACTTTACAGTATTGTACAACTTTCCATTGAGAGCTGTTGTCAGGGCATTATCCGCGGGCTCTGACGGGGGGGCGGCAGAGGGGCCTTTGAGTATATCCAGCGGCGTCCTCTACGGTGCAGCCTCTCTAGGTGGTTTTTATAACGAAGGGTTGATTTATGCCATCAGCGCCATGGGAGAACCTCTGGTCATCTGGAATGATCCTGATCCTATTACCAATGGAACACCATTGTCTGCTGCGCAGTTGAATGCCAGTTCCACAGTTCCAGGTTCATTTACTTACTCACCGCCTGACGGGACCATTCTCGGAGTGGGAACGCAGATTCTCACCGCCGTCTTTTCCCCGGCGGACACAAACTATCCAATCGTGACCAACACTGTGGATATTGAAGTGCTTCCCATCATGCCTGCGGTTATTTGGGAAACGCCATCGCCGATCCGGTTTCCGTCCATGCTTACCAGTGAGCAGTTAAACGCGACGTGCAATATTCCCGGAACTTTTATCTATAATCCGCCGGCGGGCACGGTGCCGCAAACGGGAGTTGACTTGCTTTCGGTGGTGTTTATCCCGTTCGATACCACTAATTATACCAGCGTGACTAATACGGTAGATTTGGAAGTGGATCCAAAAATAGCACCC
This region of Verrucomicrobiia bacterium genomic DNA includes:
- a CDS encoding EamA family transporter produces the protein MSSIKAPASFILLCAIWGSTWLVIKEGYGNLGPFNAASVRFFIAGSIMAFLVPLLGARWPRGKEWLLVFWVAATLFTIDYGLIYWGEESLDSGVTAVVFSVLPILTAIGAHLYLPAERLTARKLAGTCLATLGVAALFGDSLHLDSSLAIHLLALLVAAVFATLASLASKRHGHALHPAALNAPAMLIGAVLLAATSLAIGDGYRLPAAGATWGAIFYLAIAGSVVTFLIYFWLLKTWSATSLSFIAIFTPAIALLLGFLVRHERPSGWSALGMTLILAGVLLAVTRSRAVATTFSPARNH
- a CDS encoding adenylate/guanylate cyclase domain-containing protein; the encoded protein is MAADHKSKKRFYAYLLGALLTSGLGLFLLLPLGDGLARLSYDFPFLFQSGGDAKVVMVYVNAGVKRDLGEPEDVPLNRRYYTQLIDRLHRDGARLVFFDFISFDEANPDPVVDREFSNAARSFGRVVVVTRSSMSDQLNIAVDEVTPVAATISASVVTGLCNVDDVPDHVVRRIFMGTAEQPSAAWAAASLLGAPATHDPNARFRERWVNYYGPPGSFKGVALNQVLETNGLPQGFFRDKIIVVGSGSDVALAGAAQDEFANPYSRFGAGVPGARKRPSYGAEVQAQTLLNLINGDWLEQLNPRAQAALIIAWGFICAFGLSGRRPWNAALLAFAGMGIVGATAVWMQLKVHLWWDWGVLMVQTPVALVWSVGYQYVTEFRRRRMLRQAFGLYLSPYMAERIANSQFDLSLGGTEVEATVMFTDLEGFTKMSESLAPQEVSKILTTYFNQTTRVILHEQGTIIKYIGDAVMAVWGAPMADERHAERAVIAAWGMNQAGKERVEGRQLRTRIGINTGKVLAGNLGSDFRFDYTLIGDTTNFASRLEGLNKYLGTDILISESTRLQLSEKMRLRCVGRFIVSGKKIAVKIYEVLGPGSTTEVPEWLARFDQGLECFIRRDFDNAERLMREVIALRDGKDGPAQFYLKEIATVRLDIGDGWDGSVRLHDK
- a CDS encoding TonB-dependent receptor, whose translation is MGFFWARWCAAAPTPQGELLEKEGSVDLSRAKVEWSSASVGQKLFVEDRLRTLADSRATLQLAELGRLRLKELTTMEVLPPLANGGKATLDLKNGAFYFFTRERPREFLINTPYAVAASRGTEVMAAVDADGQATFTVFDGQVDVTNNLGGVTLATGDIGTVAPGQAPVKTAVIQTTNLVQWWLYYPAVLDQNELSLTPQEQAQITNSLSAYRAGDLLGALADYPKTFQPQSDGGHIYLAELWLAVGEVEKSETELSKVGAQSELANAIRELMEATSLRTSSRPIQAVSSASDWLARSYSDQARHDLSAALQSARNAAAKDPGFGFAWERVAELEFGFGRTEEALDALEKSIKLSSQNAQAWALKGFLAAARNQLPEAEKHFEQSLDLDGALGNAWLGRGLVRIRQGQSDAGRGDLQTAAALEPNRSELRSYLGKAFDNSGDALHADRELKLAKRLDPSDPTPWLYSALYLREELRFNEALEDLERSLALNDNRQVYRSQLLLDQDRAVRGSSLATIYQSANMNDVSVREAIKAVESDYSNPSAHQFLAESFDAQRDPTRFNLRIETPWFNELLLAHILAPVGAGNLSQNISQQEYSRLFEDDRLGFSSSSEYRSDGQFRELASQYGTEGNSSYALDLDYQHNDGIRPNNELNRIEWYTTLKQQLTPQDSVLLLTKYFDYHSGDNFQRYDQSMVRTNYQLDESQTPLLAVAYHHEWQPGVHTLFLGSRLEDNQRYRDAGVEQLILFTNAAGQVISDAALGKDPVTGAPDGGVDVTYQSRLEIYSAELNQIFQGERNTVILGGRFQGGQFSTTDLLNNVQPSSFAYLFSDPAAQDTANSSFTHESAYAYYTLEPVDHLWLTAGLSFDHMTYPDNFRLSPISSARAERTRYNPKAALVWNPLPQVTLRGAFSKSLSGASFDESFTLEPTELAGFNQSYRTIISESLVGEVSAQDSQVAGGALDLEFPSHTYVGLQGEMLGSQVDRGYGVFDSDDSFFPDSFTPSTTRQSLDYHESSISATVNQLASDMFSIGAKYKFTHSVLQSVFPAIPLAADPTANISQAANLHQTTFFILLNHPSGFFAQAETQWYHQDNFGYTPSLASANFWQHNILFGYRLRRQRAELSVGVLNLGNSDYDLNPLNLYQELPRGRVFFTRVKINL
- a CDS encoding choice-of-anchor tandem repeat GloVer-containing protein, producing the protein MAAWLIMAFIHPNLLSAQELVANGGFEVNTGGWHETGNINQTFVISAAYARSGAAGAKLAASSSPGFIGQSIAVEPNQVYLLSLWLYSPDGSTPNDFNVSWDGITLFDQTNIPAIGWTNLQFTVESTRANVNLQFGFRNDHSSFGLDDVSVQPVAPADFSNLHSFTNTEGGDIGGVICANDGSTLFGAGTDGGAAGAGTVFRLNTDGSGFTILHNFTPPSGFPYYSNGDGTYPTSPLVLSGSTVYGVTQQGGALGSGHVFKMSANGGNPTAIHTFTTVPNSPPFYNNDGAFPNAGIILSGNTLYGTANEGGTAGSGTLIKVNTDGTGFVVLHSFSATPSFYPQTNSDGASPESALTLSGNTVYGTTYSGGPFGYGTIFSVHTDGSGFVNLHSFTGDVDGGHLFSSLVILGQVVYGTSFFGGDTNNGYLFKMNTDGTGFGIIHSFSQTAGNENANYDGANPEYGLTLSGNILYGTTSEGGSFGGGTVFRINSDGSDFTVLYNFPLRAVVRALSAGSDGGAAEGPLSISSGVLYGAASLGGFYNEGLIYAISAMGEPLVIWNDPDPITNGTPLSAAQLNASSTVPGSFTYSPPDGTILGVGTQILTAVFSPADTNYPIVTNTVDIEVLPIMPAVIWETPSPIRFPSMLTSEQLNATCNIPGTFIYNPPAGTVPQTGVDLLSVVFIPFDTTNYTSVTNTVDLEVDPKIAPNITWAAPSAIAFGTPLGPQQLNATADVSGSFAYAPPLGTVLTPGEKTLLAGFTPGDTYNYSSAGDFVTIEVLPPTPQQEFIYGHLLQITRNVNNFYDGFYTFINTITISNPTMSESRAGYVDLYDQSSLSGNEDAGQTAFPPIPAGGSMQITLTTRGSGQDNYFATVYEDGLYNGDSPQAEDSQEIFHLFSTTNGPSGGVPTGGGTLSAPGFSVPPQFTDLVISGPAFVNENSSAAFATTAYFNDGSTNGNLSPSWFSSLPEIVSGNFTAGSVTADTLVTISAQITLRGITKSASTTATVVKVQQPKLKFLSASQNSFHLDLTGTTGLRFELQMATNLGPGKIWSPIATNQILSNSATEFSDSGAGTNSRRFYRVRVLP